One genomic window of Arachis stenosperma cultivar V10309 chromosome 10, arast.V10309.gnm1.PFL2, whole genome shotgun sequence includes the following:
- the LOC130955433 gene encoding probable ubiquitin conjugation factor E4: MAAAKPQRTPQEVEDIIIRKIFLVSITDSAATNADSRNVYLELTAAEILSEGKDLRLSRDLMERVLIDRLSGDFPGVGESPFQYLTGCYHRAHEEAKKIANMKDKTLRSEMEAVVKQAKKLCVSYCRIHLGNPELFQNRNQSSGSGTASPLLPLIFAEVGGGIDAFGGSSGGGGPKSPPGFLEEFFRDSDFDSLDPILKGLYEELRGSVMKVSALGNFQDSLRALLFLVRFPVGAKSLVSHEWWIPKGVYMNGRAIEMTSILGPFFHISALPDQTFFRSQPDVGQQCFSDASTRRPADLLSSFSTIKTVMNNLYDGLYEVLFILLKSKDTRDSVLEYLAEVININASRAHIQVDPITCASSGMFVNLSAVMLHLCEPFLDANLTKRNKIDPKYVHYSNRLKLSGLTALHASSEEVTEWLNSNKRANGNNQNNDGQKRLEQSQEASSSGSNAGELSNEISGHGEKTEYHFICECFFMTARVLNLGLLKAFSDFKHLVQDISRCEDALSTLKAMQEQSPTPQLQLDITRLEKELESYSQEKLCYEAQILRDNTLIQNALSFYRLMIVWLVSLVGGFKMPLPLTCPMEFATMPEHFVEDAMELLIFASRIPKALDGVVLDEFMNFIIMFMASPEFIKNPYLRAKMVEVLNCWMPRRSGSSATATLFEGHQLSLEYLVRNLLKLYVDIEFTGSHTQFYDKFNIRHNIAELLEYLWQVPSHRNAWRQIAKEEEKGVYLNFLNFLINDSIYLLDESLNKILELKELEAEMSNTAEWERRPLQERQERTRLFHSQENIIRIDMKLANEDVSMLAFTSEQITAPFLLPEMVERVASMLNYFLLQLVGPQRKSLSLKDPEKYEFRPKHLLKQIVHVYVHLARGDSNSIFPAAISKDGRSYNDQLFSAAAEVLHRIGEDGRIIQEFIQLGAKAKVAASEAMDTEATLGEIPDEFLDPIQYTLMKDPVILPSSRIVVDRPVIQRHLLSDSSDPFNRSHLTADMLIPDTELKARIEEFVKSQEMKKRSEGISIQSTKDTIQTTNGEMLID; this comes from the exons ATGGCTGCCGCAAAACCTCAGAGGACTCCACAGGAAGTGGAGGACATAATCATCCGCAAAATCTTTCTCGTGTCGATCACCGATTCCGCCGCGACTAACGCCGATTCCAGAAACGTCTATTTGGAGCTCACAGCGGCGGAGATTCTTAGCGAAGGCAAGGACCTCCGCCTCTCGCGCGATTTGATGGAGCGAGTCCTCATTGATCGACTATCCGGCGACTTTCCCGGCGTCGGAGAATCCCCGTTCCAGTACCTCACCGGTTGCTACCACCGCGCGCATGAGGAGGCAAAGAAAATCGCCAACATGAAGGACAAAACCCTCAGGTCGGAGATGGAGGCGGTGGTGAAACAGGCCAAGAAACTGTGCGTCTCATACTGCAGGATTCACCTCGGCAATCCGGAGCTGTTTCAGAACCGGAATCAAAGTTCCGGTTCGGGAACCGCGTCGCCTCTGCTGCCGCTGATATTCGCGGAGGTTGGCGGTGGCATCGACGCGTTCGGAGGTAGCAGTGGCGGCGGAGGGCCAAAGAGTCCACCGGGGTTTCTTGAGGAGTTCTTTAGGGACTCGGATTTTGACAGCCTGGACCCAATCTTGAAAGGACTGTATGAGGAGCTGAGAGGAAGTGTGATGAAGGTTTCTGCTCTTGGGAACTTTCAGGACTCTTTGAGGGCTTTGTTGTTCTTGGTGAGATTCCCTGTTGGTGCAAAGTCACTTGTGAGCCACGAGTGGTGGATTCCCAAAGGGGTTTATATGAATGGCCGTGCCATTGAGATGACCAGCATTTTGGGTCCCTTCTTTCACATTAGTGCTCTTCCTGATCAAACCTTTTTCAGGAGCCAGCCTGACGTTGG ACAACAGTGCTTTTCTGATGCATCAACTCGACGACCAGCAGATTTATTATCTTCATTCTCGACTATCAAAACTGTCATGAATAATTTGTATGATGGCCTATATGAAGTTCTCTTCATTCTCCTTAAGAGTAAAGATACTCGTGATAGTGTACTTGAGTATCTTGCCGAGGTGATCAATATAAATGCATCCAGGGCTCATATACAG GTTGACCCTATAACTTGTGCAAGTTCAGGCATGTTTGTAAATCTCAGTGCTGTCATGCTTCATCTTTGTGAGCCATTTTTGGATGCAAATTTAaccaaaaggaataaaattgaTCCAAAATATGTACACTACTCCAACCGTTTGAAGCTAAG TGGGTTGACTGCTCTACATGCATCATCGGAAGAAGTTACTGAATGGCTTAATAGCAATAAACGGGCTAATGGAAACAATCAAAATAATGATGGCCAGAAACGCTTGGAGCAATCTCAAGAAGCAAGTAGTTCTGGTAGTAATGCTGGTGAGCTTTCAAATGAAATTTCTGGACATGGTGAAAAGACGGAATATCATTTCATTTGTGAATGCTTCTTTATGACTGCAAGAGTGCTCAACTTGGGCCTTTTAAAAGCATTTTCTGATTTCAAACACTTAGTTCAG GATATTTCTAGATGTGAAGATGCTCTTTCAACACTAAAAGCCATGCAAGAGCAATCTCCCACCCCCCAATTGCAATTGGATATAACTAGACTTGAGAAAGAATTGGAATCGTACTCACAGGAAAAGCTTTGTTATGAAGCTCAAATATTGCGG GATAACACGCTTATTCAGAATGCACTATCCTTCTACCGTTTGATGATTGTTTGGTTGGTTAGCTTGGTTGGTGGATTTAAGATGCCTCTACCATTGACTTGCCCAATGGAATTTGCCACTATGCCTGAGCATTTTGTAGAAGATGCCATGGAACTTCTAATATTTGCTTCCCGGATTCCCAAGGCCTTGGATGGAGTTGTGCTG GATGAGTTTATGAACTTCATAATTATGTTTATGGCTAGCCCTGAATTCATCAAAAACCCATATTTAAGAGCAAAGATGGTCGAAGTCTTGAACTGTTGGATGCCCCGTAGGAG CGGTTCATCTGCCACAGCTACTTTATTTGAAGGCCACCAACTGTCTCTGGAGTATCTTGTGAGGAATCTTCTAAAACTCTATGTTGACATTGAGTTCACCGGGTCTCACACGCAG TTCTATGACAAATTTAATATCCGCCATAATATAGCCGAACTCCTTGAATACCTATGGCAGGTCCCTAGTCATCGTAATGCTTGGAGACAG ATTGCTAAGGAAGAGGAAAAGGGTGTTTATCTGAATTTCTTAAACTTCCTGATTAATGATAGTATTTATCTTCTTGATGAAAGTCTGAACAAAATTCTTGAGCTAAAAGAGTTGGAGGCTGAAATGTCAAATACAGCTGAATGGGAACGACGGCCACTTCAAGAGAGGCAGGAGAGGACACGGTTATTCCATTCTCAAGAAAAT ATTATTCGGATAGATATGAAGTTGGCAAATGAAGATGTGAGTATGCTTGCGTTTACATCAGAGCAGATTACTGCTCCATTCCTACTTCCAGAGATG GTTGAAAGAGTGGCTAGTATGCTCAATTACTTTCTGCTGCAACTAGTGGGTCCCCAAAGAAAATCCCTTAGTCTGAAAGATCCTGAGAAATATGAATTTCGTCCAAAGCATTTGCTTAAACAG ATTGTGCACGTATATGTTCACCTGGCAAGAGGTGATTCAAATTCCATATTCCCAGCTGCCATCTCCAAGGATGGTCGATCATACAATGATCAG TTGTTTAGTGCTGCAGCAGAGGTTCTTCATAGAATAGGTGAGGATGGGAGAATCATACAAGAATTCATTCAACTCGGTGCTAAGGCAAAAGTTGCAGCTTCTGAAGCCATGGATACTGAAGCTACCTTGGGAGAAATTCCAGATGAATTCCTTGATCCAATTCAA TACACTTTAATGAAGGATCCTGTCATCTTACCTTCTTCAAGAATTGTAGTTGATCGACCTGTCATACAGAGGCACCTTCTTAGTGATAGC TCGGACCCATTCAACCGATCCCATCTTACCGCCGACATGCTGATTCCTGACACTGAACTCAAAGCAAGAATAGAGGAGTTTGTCAAGTCCCAGGAAATGAAGAAACGTAGTGAAGGTATAAGCATACAGAGCACCAAGGACACAATTCAGACAACAAATGGGGAAATGTTGATCGACTAG
- the LOC130954120 gene encoding probable mitochondrial saccharopine dehydrogenase-like oxidoreductase At5g39410 → MASSSSTPMPQNPQLFDLVILGASGFTGKHVLKQALKFLKAPSSPLRSIALAGRSPSNLSRALQWASGPNSPPTDIPLLTADTSDPDSLRAVCSRTRLLLNCVGPFRRHGDPVVAACAASGCDYLDITGEAEFMERMEARYHESAVESGSLVVCACGFDSVPAELGVLFNSVQWVGESSPYRVVGYLTAESERRIVGNFGTFESAVLAVESVKDLENLRRSRPARTRPAIPGPPPKGALIEHQKKIGLWGVVLPSADSTLVGRTFSTLTENPYGLPGRNESADMVEKRKAFWSSVKPTHFEVKLGSKHLLSIFVYITIGIFIGLLGKTSFGRWLLLKYPSVFTFGGFSKNGPSEEEVESASFKMWFVGHGYSKKNVATERNRKPDMEIITRVMGPEMGYVTTPIILIQCALVLLSQRDNLPKGGVYTPGIVFGATDLRDRLQQNGLSFDVITKSKLSS, encoded by the exons ATGGCTTCTTCATCTTCAACTCCAATGCCACAAAACCCACAACTCTTCGACCTCGTAATCCTTGGAGCATCAGGCTTCACAGGCAAGCACGTCCTCAAACAAGCCCTCAAATTCCTCAAAGCCCCATCCTCCCCACTCCGCTCCATAGCCTTAGCGGGCCGAAGCCCATCTAACCTCTCCCGGGCCCTCCAATGGGCTTCCGGGCCCAACTCCCCGCCCACCGACATCCCCCTCCTCACGGCCGACACCTCCGACCCGGACTCCCTCCGCGCAGTCTGTTCCCGCACCCGCCTCCTCCTCAACTGCGTTGGTCCCTTCCGCCGCCACGGGGATCCCGTCGTGGCGGCATGCGCCGCCTCCGGGTGCGACTACCTGGACATCACCGGCGAGGCGGAGTTCATGGAGCGGATGGAGGCGAGGTACCACGAGAGTGCCGTGGAGTCCGGGTCACTGGTGGTGTGCGCGTGCGGGTTTGACTCGGTGCCGGCTGAGTTGGGAGTGCTGTTCAACTCGGTGCAGTGGGTTGGTGAGAGCTCGCCGTACAGGGTGGTTGGTTACCTTACCGCGGAGTCGGAGAGGAGAATCGTTGGGAACTTCGGAACCTTCGAATCTGCTGTTCTTGCGGTGGAGAGTGTTAAGGATTTGGAGAACTTGAGACGGTCCAGGCCCGCGAGAACCAGGCCCGCG ATTCCTGGACCACCTCCTAAAGGAGCACTAATAGAACACCAGAAGAAAATTGGCCTCTGGGGAGTAGTGCTACCATCAGCGGATTCAACCCTCGTCGGACGAACATTTTCAACTCTAACTGAAAACCCTTACGGTCTCCCTGGGAGAAATGAGAGTGCTGATATGGTTGAGAAAAGGAAAGCCTTCTGGTCATCTGTGAAGCCTACTCATTTCGAAGTAAAACTCGGCTCAAAACATTTATTGAGCATTTTTGTGTATATTACCATTGGAATTTTCATTGGCCTTTTAGGAAAAACATCATTCGGAAGATGGCTTCTTTTGAAATATCCTTCTGTATTTACATTCGGTGGGTTCAGTAAGAATGGTCCGTCGGAAGAGGAGGTGGAAAGCGCCTCGTTCAAGATGTGGTTTGTTGGACATGGATATAGCAAGAAGAATGTTGCCACAGAGAGAAACAGAAAACCTGACATGGAAATCATAACAAGAGTAATGGGACCTGAAATGGGTTATGTAACCACCCCAATAATTCTCATTCAGTGTGCACTCGTTCTTCTAAGCCAACGAGACAACCTACCAAAGGGAGGAGTTTACACCCCAGGGATTGTGTTTGGTGCAACTGATCTTAGGGATAGACTTCAACAAAATGGATTGTCATTTGATGTCATCACGAAAAGCAAACTTTCTTCTTGA